The Iamia majanohamensis genome window below encodes:
- a CDS encoding DUF2330 domain-containing protein — protein sequence MRRTRPRPPTRHRRLARPLAALAVVGAAVLLGAGPALACGGLVGENGTIALVRTTTLAAYHDGVERYVTSFEFTGEGEEVGSLVPLPDVPTEVERGGDWTLQRLQQEVAPPAAAEEQVAASAADGVEVLDEVEIDALDITILRGGADEVGAWATDNGFLLTPDSPEVLRHYAERSPVFMAARFDAGRAAALGQQAGDGTPIMLTIPTDQPWVPLRILGLGLDADQTVEADVFLLTDDQPQLLAGGEGLSLDRSEAAGAPLLADLRSDEGMDWVPEHMWFTHLPLEAEAGDLDYDLAVSTDADTPPSVEDAGVPTRQAAAVTAPEGRGLPWWPLAAGVLAAGAVVATASVLRVMTATPVRVTTEGDR from the coding sequence ATGCGTCGCACCCGACCCCGCCCGCCGACCCGTCACCGCCGGCTGGCCCGGCCCCTCGCCGCGCTGGCGGTGGTCGGCGCGGCCGTCCTCCTCGGCGCCGGCCCCGCCCTGGCCTGCGGCGGACTGGTGGGGGAGAACGGCACCATCGCCCTGGTCCGCACCACCACCCTCGCCGCCTACCACGACGGCGTCGAGCGCTACGTGACCTCCTTCGAGTTCACCGGCGAGGGCGAGGAGGTGGGCTCGCTCGTCCCGCTGCCCGACGTCCCCACCGAGGTGGAGCGGGGCGGGGACTGGACCCTGCAGCGCCTCCAGCAGGAGGTGGCGCCGCCCGCCGCCGCGGAGGAGCAGGTCGCGGCGAGCGCGGCCGACGGCGTCGAGGTGCTCGACGAGGTCGAGATCGACGCCCTCGACATCACCATCCTGCGGGGCGGGGCCGACGAGGTGGGCGCCTGGGCCACCGACAACGGCTTCCTCCTCACCCCCGACAGCCCCGAGGTCCTGCGCCACTACGCCGAGCGCAGCCCCGTGTTCATGGCGGCCCGCTTCGACGCCGGGCGCGCCGCCGCCCTCGGCCAGCAGGCGGGCGACGGCACGCCGATCATGCTGACCATCCCCACCGACCAGCCCTGGGTGCCGCTGCGGATCCTCGGCCTCGGCCTCGACGCCGACCAGACGGTGGAGGCCGACGTGTTCCTCCTGACCGACGACCAGCCCCAGCTCCTCGCCGGCGGCGAGGGCCTCTCGCTCGACCGCAGCGAGGCCGCCGGCGCGCCGCTGCTCGCGGACCTCCGCTCCGACGAGGGCATGGACTGGGTCCCCGAGCACATGTGGTTCACCCACCTGCCGCTGGAGGCCGAGGCCGGCGACCTCGACTACGACCTGGCCGTCTCCACCGACGCGGACACACCGCCGAGCGTGGAGGACGCCGGCGTCCCGACGCGCCAGGCCGCAGCGGTGACCGCACCCGAGGGCCGGGGCCTCCCGTGGTGGCCGCTGGCGGCCGGCGTCCTCGCCGCCGGGGCCGTGGTCGCCACCGCCTCGGTGCTGAGGGTCATGACGGCCACCCCGGTGCGGGTGACGACCGAGGGCGACCGGTGA
- a CDS encoding cytochrome P450, which yields MATDFDHTHDDYAAAAPEIWDDLRQRCPVAHTDRFGGAWLPTRHEDVAAIAHDTTHFTSQSVIVSDTKPFIPAPVGFAPPITSDPPFHEIARRLLLPAFSPKAIRPLEASTRTLCAGLLDDLLAQGTDEVDAATGYAQHIPVGVIAHMLGVPREDGDRFRMFIHRILEKPGQNGPVEAEDTMIHYLDKVIQDHRDEPRDDLIGYLLGLELDGEPLSEDHVIGTVALLLIAGIDTTWSAIGASLWHLAQHPEQRRRLVEEPELMTFAVEELLRAYAPVTMARLVAEDVEVGGQEMKEGDWVLLPFPAANRDPEFFDRADEVVLDRERNRHAAFGLGIHRCIGSNLARMELRVALEEWLRRVPDFELSDPEGVRWSSGQVRGPRTLPVRLLATTPGEAS from the coding sequence ATGGCGACGGACTTCGACCACACCCACGACGACTACGCCGCGGCCGCACCGGAGATCTGGGACGACCTGCGCCAGCGCTGCCCGGTCGCCCACACCGATCGCTTCGGCGGGGCCTGGCTGCCCACCCGCCACGAGGACGTGGCCGCCATCGCCCACGACACGACCCACTTCACCTCCCAGAGCGTGATCGTGTCCGACACCAAGCCGTTCATCCCCGCCCCGGTCGGCTTCGCCCCGCCCATCACCTCGGACCCGCCGTTCCACGAGATCGCCCGCCGCCTCCTGCTGCCCGCGTTCTCGCCCAAGGCGATCCGCCCGCTGGAGGCCTCCACCCGCACGCTGTGCGCCGGGCTCCTCGACGACCTCCTGGCCCAGGGCACCGACGAGGTCGACGCGGCCACCGGCTACGCCCAGCACATCCCCGTGGGGGTCATCGCCCACATGCTGGGGGTGCCCCGGGAGGACGGCGACCGCTTCCGGATGTTCATCCACCGCATCCTGGAGAAGCCGGGCCAGAACGGCCCCGTCGAGGCCGAGGACACGATGATCCACTACCTCGACAAGGTCATCCAGGACCACCGCGACGAGCCGCGCGACGACCTCATCGGCTACCTCCTCGGCCTCGAGCTCGACGGGGAGCCCCTCTCGGAGGACCACGTCATCGGCACCGTGGCCCTGCTCCTCATCGCCGGCATCGACACCACCTGGTCGGCCATCGGCGCCAGCCTCTGGCACCTGGCCCAGCACCCCGAGCAGCGCCGCCGCCTGGTCGAGGAGCCCGAGCTCATGACCTTCGCGGTGGAGGAGCTGCTGCGGGCCTACGCCCCGGTCACCATGGCCCGCCTCGTGGCCGAGGACGTCGAGGTCGGCGGCCAGGAGATGAAGGAGGGCGACTGGGTGCTGCTCCCCTTCCCCGCCGCCAACCGCGACCCCGAGTTCTTCGACCGGGCCGACGAGGTCGTGCTCGACCGCGAGAGGAACCGCCACGCCGCCTTCGGGCTCGGCATCCACCGCTGCATCGGGTCGAACCTGGCCCGCATGGAGCTGCGGGTGGCCCTCGAGGAGTGGCTCCGCCGGGTGCCGGACTTCGAGCTGTCGGACCCCGAGGGCGTGCGCTGGTCGAGCGGCCAGGTCCGTGGCCCGCGCACCTTGCCCGTGCGCCTGCTCGCCACCACCCCGGGGGAGGCCTCGTGA
- a CDS encoding metallothionein: protein MAIAAGTTLSCSDDDCGCRIQVLQPCPHGDSYTCACGHALTPVGSDEAIPPTPGA, encoded by the coding sequence ATGGCCATCGCCGCCGGCACCACCCTCAGCTGCTCCGACGACGACTGCGGTTGCCGCATCCAGGTGCTGCAGCCCTGCCCCCACGGCGACAGCTACACCTGCGCCTGCGGCCACGCCCTGACGCCGGTGGGCAGCGACGAGGCCATCCCGCCCACGCCGGGGGCCTGA
- a CDS encoding DNA glycosylase AlkZ-like family protein — MPHEDAPLEVDRVQVLAHRVVAQGLDRSTEDLAALPLLDLGVQDSVAGSAPAAVAARVPDPATRLDDGRRWATAWTLRGAPHLHRRGDLPALAAALWPVDTADAEARLAGNGAAVKEAGADARDVLRATAEALAEVVDHRMTKGEASAAVTPRIPAEGVTWCRGCDAHHVGEQLMRLAALPAGLRLVPGATPATLEPIPGWAGPPDGEDGLGRLVTSVLRTHGPARRPDVSGYLDAAPRAVAGAWPDEDLAEVRVDGRSAWVAADALDALLAAPAPRLTRLLPRSDPWLAARDRELTVPDKARRKEIWKILGSPGALLVDGEVVGTWRANGAGRRLDLTVTPFEDLPRRARRELDEEADRLRVARGASDVRLEVAAA; from the coding sequence GTGCCCCACGAGGACGCCCCGCTCGAGGTCGACCGGGTCCAGGTGCTGGCCCACCGGGTCGTGGCCCAGGGCCTCGACCGCTCCACCGAGGACCTCGCCGCCCTCCCCCTCCTCGACCTCGGCGTCCAGGACTCGGTCGCCGGCTCGGCCCCGGCGGCGGTGGCGGCCCGGGTCCCGGACCCGGCCACCCGCCTCGACGACGGGCGACGGTGGGCGACCGCGTGGACGCTGCGGGGCGCCCCCCACCTGCACCGCCGGGGCGACCTGCCGGCCCTGGCCGCCGCCCTCTGGCCCGTCGACACCGCCGATGCCGAGGCCCGCCTGGCCGGCAACGGGGCCGCCGTGAAGGAGGCCGGCGCCGATGCCCGCGACGTGCTGCGGGCCACCGCGGAGGCCCTGGCCGAGGTGGTGGACCACCGCATGACCAAGGGCGAGGCCAGCGCGGCGGTCACCCCCCGCATCCCGGCCGAGGGCGTCACCTGGTGCCGGGGCTGCGACGCCCACCACGTGGGCGAGCAGCTCATGCGCCTGGCCGCCCTGCCCGCCGGCCTGCGCCTGGTGCCCGGGGCCACGCCGGCCACCCTGGAGCCCATCCCCGGCTGGGCCGGCCCGCCCGACGGCGAGGACGGCCTGGGCCGGCTGGTCACCTCGGTGCTGCGGACCCACGGCCCCGCCCGCCGGCCCGATGTCTCGGGCTACCTCGACGCCGCCCCTCGGGCCGTCGCCGGGGCCTGGCCGGACGAGGACCTGGCCGAGGTGCGGGTCGACGGTCGGTCGGCGTGGGTCGCGGCCGACGCCCTCGACGCCCTGCTCGCCGCGCCCGCCCCCCGGCTCACCCGCCTCCTCCCCCGCAGCGACCCGTGGCTGGCGGCGCGCGACCGCGAGCTCACCGTCCCCGACAAGGCCCGTCGGAAGGAGATCTGGAAGATCCTGGGCTCGCCGGGGGCCCTGCTGGTCGACGGCGAGGTGGTCGGCACGTGGCGGGCCAACGGCGCCGGACGGCGGCTCGACCTCACCGTCACCCCCTTCGAGGACCTGCCCCGCCGGGCTCGCCGGGAGCTCGACGAGGAGGCCGACCGCCTGCGGGTCGCACGAGGTGCGAGCGACGTCCGCCTCGAGGTGGCCGCGGCGTAG
- a CDS encoding DUF3224 domain-containing protein, giving the protein MDTAITATATLRSWDETPTPDADAPLPRLATAEVAFAYEGDLTGTSTCHYVLRYGADGSGDAVGYETITGTCQGEDATLTVTHSCRFDADGVVDEVAAVDGTGPLSEVRGTGSFQVGHGGTGWPWSVGLS; this is encoded by the coding sequence ATGGACACCGCCATCACCGCCACCGCCACCCTCCGGTCCTGGGACGAGACCCCCACGCCCGACGCCGACGCCCCCCTCCCCCGCCTGGCCACCGCCGAGGTCGCCTTCGCCTACGAGGGCGACCTGACCGGCACCTCGACCTGCCACTACGTGCTCCGCTACGGGGCCGACGGCTCCGGCGACGCCGTCGGCTACGAGACCATCACCGGGACCTGCCAGGGCGAGGACGCCACCTTGACCGTCACCCACTCGTGCCGCTTCGACGCCGACGGCGTCGTCGACGAGGTCGCCGCCGTCGACGGCACGGGCCCCCTGTCCGAGGTGCGGGGGACGGGCTCGTTCCAGGTCGGCCACGGCGGGACGGGCTGGCCCTGGTCCGTGGGCCTCTCGTGA
- a CDS encoding alkyl/aryl-sulfatase codes for MPSAHRPGEATEATRRSLAASSADLPMDDTQDFEDVRRGFVGRSEQRQVTASDGRVVWDLDAYAFLDGPAPDTAHPSLWRQGQLLTEDGLFEVTPGIYQARGFDLSVISFVEGDEGVIVIDPLISRETAAAAWALYREHRGDRPVTAMIYTHSHIDHFGGAKGILTQAEVDERGIPVLAPEGFADHAVSENVFAGTAMARRAGYMYGAALEKGPAGQIGAGLGMTTSTGEPTFLPPTVDVTHTGQEMTLDGVRIEFQLTPGTEAPAEMNFFFPDHAALCTAENTSHTLHNILTLRGAQVRDARAWSEYLTETIDLWGDRLELVFASHHWPTWGRERAVGFLEMQRDMYAYIHDQTLRMMNQGLTGAEIAEALEVPPALAQQWHTHGYYGSISHNVKAIYQRYMGWYDGNPAHLWGHPPVEVARRYVDAMGGADAAVAVAERAFDEGDLRWAVEVLNHVLFAEEDHARARELQADAFEQLGFGSENGTWRDVYLSGATELRDGIFGTPTTTGSDDFLHALTVRQVLTGLSLRVDGPQAWDEQLTLCWTVTDEGTTYITELRNGVLVIRTADAPVPGATTMTLRRTTLIDLLTQRVDAATAFGDGSIQLEGDAADLGRLVGVLGSTDPAFPIVTP; via the coding sequence ATGCCCAGCGCCCACCGCCCCGGCGAGGCCACCGAGGCCACCCGCCGCTCCCTCGCCGCCTCGTCCGCCGACCTGCCGATGGACGACACCCAGGACTTCGAGGACGTCCGCCGGGGCTTCGTGGGCCGCAGCGAGCAGCGCCAGGTCACCGCCTCCGACGGCCGGGTGGTCTGGGACCTCGACGCCTACGCCTTCCTCGACGGCCCCGCCCCCGACACGGCGCACCCCAGCCTGTGGCGCCAGGGCCAGCTGCTCACCGAGGACGGCCTGTTCGAGGTGACCCCGGGCATCTACCAGGCCCGGGGCTTCGACCTCTCGGTGATCTCCTTCGTGGAGGGCGACGAGGGCGTCATCGTGATCGACCCCCTGATCAGCCGGGAGACGGCCGCCGCGGCCTGGGCCCTCTACCGGGAGCACCGGGGCGACCGGCCCGTCACCGCCATGATCTACACCCACTCCCACATCGACCACTTCGGCGGGGCCAAGGGCATCCTCACCCAGGCCGAGGTGGACGAGCGGGGCATCCCGGTGCTGGCGCCCGAGGGCTTCGCCGACCACGCCGTGTCCGAGAACGTCTTCGCCGGCACGGCGATGGCCCGCCGGGCCGGCTACATGTACGGCGCCGCCCTGGAGAAGGGCCCGGCCGGCCAGATCGGCGCCGGGCTGGGCATGACCACGTCCACCGGCGAGCCCACCTTCCTGCCGCCGACGGTCGACGTCACCCACACCGGCCAGGAGATGACCCTCGACGGGGTGCGCATCGAGTTCCAGCTCACGCCCGGCACCGAGGCCCCGGCCGAGATGAACTTCTTCTTCCCCGACCACGCCGCCCTGTGCACGGCCGAGAACACCTCCCACACCCTCCACAACATCCTCACCCTGCGGGGGGCCCAGGTGCGCGACGCCCGGGCCTGGTCGGAGTACCTCACCGAGACCATCGACCTCTGGGGCGACCGCCTGGAGCTGGTCTTCGCCTCCCACCACTGGCCGACCTGGGGTCGGGAGCGCGCCGTCGGGTTCCTCGAGATGCAGCGCGACATGTACGCCTACATCCACGACCAGACGCTGCGGATGATGAACCAGGGCCTCACCGGCGCCGAGATCGCCGAGGCCCTCGAGGTGCCCCCGGCCCTGGCCCAGCAGTGGCACACCCACGGCTACTACGGGTCCATCAGCCACAACGTGAAGGCGATCTACCAGCGCTACATGGGCTGGTACGACGGCAACCCGGCCCACCTGTGGGGCCACCCGCCGGTCGAGGTCGCCCGCCGCTACGTCGACGCCATGGGCGGGGCCGACGCCGCGGTGGCCGTGGCCGAGCGGGCCTTCGACGAGGGCGACCTCCGCTGGGCCGTCGAGGTCCTCAACCACGTGCTCTTCGCCGAGGAGGACCACGCCCGGGCCCGGGAGCTGCAGGCCGACGCCTTCGAGCAGCTGGGCTTCGGCTCCGAGAACGGCACCTGGCGCGACGTCTACCTGTCGGGGGCCACCGAGCTGCGCGACGGCATCTTCGGCACGCCCACCACCACCGGGTCCGACGACTTCCTGCACGCCCTCACCGTGCGCCAGGTGCTCACCGGCCTGTCGCTGCGGGTCGACGGTCCCCAGGCCTGGGACGAGCAGCTGACGCTCTGCTGGACGGTGACCGACGAGGGCACCACCTACATCACCGAGCTGCGCAACGGCGTGCTCGTCATCCGCACCGCGGACGCACCCGTCCCCGGTGCCACCACCATGACCCTGCGCCGCACCACCCTCATCGACCTTCTCACCCAGCGGGTCGACGCCGCCACCGCCTTCGGCGACGGCTCGATCCAGCTGGAGGGCGACGCCGCCGACCTGGGTCGCCTGGTCGGCGTCCTCGGCTCGACCGACCCGGCCTTCCCCATCGTCACCCCCTGA
- a CDS encoding VOC family protein, whose product MAPPVGRLDVVALDCPDPHALARFYQGLVGGEVVEHPAGHWVEVHTPQGKVAFQQVDDHRRPTWPEGDVPTQAHVDVDVDDLDEAEPRALALGAVKADHQPSPDDFRVFLDPAGHPFCLVRPWPEQRPT is encoded by the coding sequence ATGGCTCCCCCCGTCGGACGGCTCGACGTCGTCGCCCTCGACTGCCCCGATCCCCACGCCCTGGCCCGCTTCTACCAGGGCCTCGTCGGCGGCGAGGTGGTGGAGCACCCCGCCGGCCACTGGGTCGAGGTCCACACCCCGCAGGGCAAGGTCGCCTTCCAGCAGGTCGACGACCACCGCCGGCCCACCTGGCCCGAGGGCGACGTGCCCACCCAGGCCCACGTCGACGTCGACGTCGACGACCTGGACGAGGCCGAGCCCCGGGCCCTGGCCCTGGGTGCGGTGAAGGCCGACCACCAGCCCAGCCCGGACGACTTCCGGGTCTTCCTCGACCCTGCGGGCCACCCCTTCTGCCTGGTCCGCCCCTGGCCCGAGCAGCGCCCCACCTGA
- a CDS encoding ferredoxin, translated as MRIALDRDACQGHNRCYLLAPELFDVDDEGYAVLLVDGEVPAELEEKARLAADNCPEYAITLEA; from the coding sequence GTGAGGATCGCCCTCGACCGCGACGCCTGCCAGGGCCACAACCGCTGCTACCTGCTCGCCCCCGAGCTCTTCGACGTCGACGACGAGGGCTACGCCGTCCTGCTCGTCGACGGCGAGGTGCCAGCCGAGCTGGAGGAGAAGGCCCGGCTGGCCGCCGACAACTGCCCCGAGTACGCCATCACCCTCGAGGCCTGA
- a CDS encoding spermidine synthase produces the protein MPLFEELGRETTPMGEISLRRRWHPGLEVELHEVRLDEEFLMSSLFTVAEEELAHLGLAAAEGDALDVVVGGLGLGCTAAAALQDARVGSLTVVDALGAVIDWHRDGLLPLSAALTDDARCRLVEGDVFALVADGVLGPETPWPCDAFLLDVDHTPRNVLHPSHAPFYEADGLARMAGLLRPGGVFALWSDDPPDEAFLATLDEVLPGPEAHVVAFPNPATGGESANTVYVARRPPG, from the coding sequence ATGCCGCTGTTCGAGGAGCTCGGCCGGGAGACGACGCCGATGGGGGAGATCAGCCTCCGACGGCGGTGGCACCCGGGCCTGGAGGTCGAGCTCCACGAGGTGCGCCTCGACGAGGAGTTCCTCATGTCGAGCCTGTTCACCGTGGCCGAGGAGGAGCTGGCCCACCTCGGGTTGGCCGCGGCCGAGGGCGACGCCCTCGACGTGGTCGTGGGCGGGCTCGGGCTGGGCTGCACCGCGGCCGCCGCCCTCCAGGACGCGCGGGTCGGCTCGCTCACCGTCGTCGACGCCCTGGGCGCGGTGATCGACTGGCACCGCGACGGCCTGCTGCCGCTGTCCGCCGCCCTCACCGACGACGCCCGCTGCCGGCTCGTCGAGGGCGACGTCTTCGCCCTGGTCGCCGACGGGGTCCTCGGCCCGGAGACGCCGTGGCCGTGCGACGCCTTCCTGCTCGACGTCGACCACACGCCGCGCAACGTGCTGCACCCGAGCCACGCCCCGTTCTACGAGGCCGACGGCCTGGCCCGCATGGCCGGCCTGCTGCGCCCCGGCGGCGTGTTCGCCCTGTGGTCCGACGACCCGCCCGACGAGGCCTTCCTCGCCACCCTCGACGAGGTGCTCCCGGGGCCCGAGGCCCACGTGGTGGCCTTCCCCAACCCGGCCACGGGCGGGGAGTCGGCCAACACCGTCTACGTCGCCCGCCGCCCCCCGGGCTGA
- a CDS encoding STAS domain-containing protein: protein MIDLDRTDADAGRVVLTVSGEVDVFSVPRLRAAMGDVVGAADVVVDLGGVTFCDSSVLRLLVDAQRDSAAAGHRLEVARPSPVVRDLFEVSGLRGVLHVVA, encoded by the coding sequence GTGATCGACCTCGACCGCACCGACGCCGACGCGGGCCGGGTCGTCCTCACCGTCTCCGGGGAGGTCGACGTGTTCTCCGTCCCCCGCCTGCGCGCCGCCATGGGCGACGTGGTGGGGGCCGCCGACGTCGTGGTCGACCTCGGGGGTGTCACCTTCTGCGACTCCAGCGTGCTGCGGCTGCTGGTCGACGCCCAGCGCGACTCGGCCGCCGCCGGCCACCGCCTCGAGGTGGCCCGCCCCAGCCCCGTCGTGCGTGACCTGTTCGAGGTCAGCGGGCTGCGCGGCGTCCTCCACGTCGTCGCGTGA
- a CDS encoding helix-turn-helix transcriptional regulator, whose amino-acid sequence MASPSARLLRLLALLQARPSWTAPELAERMEVTDRTVRRDVARLRELGYPVDAEVGPHGGYRLGRGGSLPPLLLGDDEAVAVALGLRLAADGSVSGIDDATVSALAKLEQVLPAPLVARVRTVHEATVELQGRPPDLVPADRLVALAQACRQGERLRLAYRDREGRETERLVDPHRLVRTGPRWYLVARDVARDEWRTLRVDRVVEVRATRRPVEITDPPDPVELVARGTGVDPYPVRARLRLGVGPEEAARLVPRTVGVLAADGPDATVVEVGAGSVAGLAAWVAGLGVAVEVRDPPELRAAVAAHGRRLAAANDGDLSPRR is encoded by the coding sequence GTGGCCAGCCCGTCCGCCCGCCTCCTCCGCCTGCTCGCCCTGCTCCAGGCCCGCCCCTCCTGGACGGCGCCGGAGCTGGCCGAGCGCATGGAGGTCACCGACCGCACCGTGCGGCGCGACGTGGCGCGGCTGCGCGAGCTGGGCTACCCGGTCGACGCCGAGGTCGGGCCGCACGGGGGCTACCGCCTGGGCCGGGGCGGGTCGCTCCCGCCCCTCCTCCTCGGCGACGACGAGGCGGTGGCCGTCGCCCTCGGCCTCCGCCTCGCCGCCGACGGCAGCGTCTCGGGGATCGACGACGCCACCGTCTCGGCCCTGGCCAAGCTCGAGCAGGTCCTGCCGGCGCCGCTCGTGGCCCGGGTGCGGACCGTCCACGAGGCCACCGTCGAGCTCCAGGGCCGACCGCCCGACCTGGTGCCCGCCGACCGGCTGGTCGCCCTGGCCCAGGCCTGCCGCCAGGGCGAGCGGCTCCGCCTGGCCTACCGCGACCGGGAGGGGCGGGAGACCGAGCGCCTGGTCGACCCCCACCGCCTCGTCCGCACCGGTCCCCGGTGGTACCTGGTGGCGCGCGACGTGGCCCGCGACGAGTGGCGGACGCTGCGGGTCGACCGGGTGGTCGAGGTCCGGGCCACGCGGCGTCCGGTGGAGATCACCGACCCGCCCGACCCGGTCGAGCTGGTGGCCCGGGGCACGGGGGTCGACCCCTACCCGGTGCGGGCCCGCCTGCGCCTCGGGGTCGGCCCCGAGGAGGCGGCCCGCCTGGTGCCCCGCACCGTGGGCGTGCTCGCGGCCGACGGCCCCGACGCCACCGTGGTGGAGGTGGGCGCCGGGTCGGTCGCCGGGCTGGCGGCGTGGGTCGCGGGCCTCGGCGTGGCGGTCGAGGTGCGCGACCCGCCCGAGCTGCGGGCGGCGGTGGCGGCCCACGGCCGGCGCCTGGCCGCCGCCAACGACGGCGACCTCAGCCCGCGTCGGTGA
- a CDS encoding M91 family zinc metallopeptidase, with protein sequence MTTASARPADLAAFRRDVDAARRPLVGATADLRTALAAVRTADVTRWVGAIGRLEDQVEALEGEDAWIAGWVGDVGEAFRAADGEGATVTTTDDRIAGTVPRVGDGEVTVRTVDGQTVVDTGDGDDEVTVTERDGRVVIDVDGVEHVVDGATGITIRSGSGDDTISLPSDVSVRFVLDGGADDDRIHGSDDQDDIFGSTGDDTLEAGDGGDVVDGGDGRDYLDGSSGSDLLTGGRGHDTIYGGDGLDDVLGGQGRDHLDGGTGTDTVLGGRHDDVVSGGDDGDRLGGGAGDDVIYGGTGPDEVLDLAGDDTAYVQTDDSLLEQGFLHTRRVTVDLSDLPSGSGIRIEGSDEFVQRVEADLATLASSPVGQQMLAAMDDIHEQTKAIAADWPVLGGIAYQGDTVVIREYDEPNGGASYQDYWLWRTNEISYNPSHDTMYGSTFDPDDVSSTVNWREVPPVVILQHELAHQFDYGYETSAPGTYGGADDPGVPNDEREAVGLPLDDGDLADGHPFTYTENGLREEMGLPPRGSYGDTAP encoded by the coding sequence GTGACCACCGCCTCCGCCCGCCCCGCCGACCTCGCCGCCTTCCGGCGCGACGTCGACGCCGCCCGCCGCCCCCTCGTGGGCGCCACCGCCGACCTGCGCACGGCCCTGGCCGCCGTCCGCACCGCCGACGTCACCCGCTGGGTGGGCGCCATCGGTCGCCTCGAGGACCAGGTGGAGGCGCTGGAGGGCGAGGACGCCTGGATCGCCGGGTGGGTGGGCGACGTGGGCGAGGCGTTCCGCGCCGCCGACGGCGAGGGCGCCACCGTCACCACCACCGACGACCGCATCGCCGGCACCGTCCCCCGCGTGGGCGACGGTGAGGTCACCGTCCGCACCGTCGACGGCCAGACCGTCGTCGACACCGGCGACGGCGACGACGAGGTCACCGTCACCGAGCGCGACGGCCGGGTCGTGATCGACGTCGACGGGGTCGAGCACGTGGTCGACGGCGCCACCGGCATCACCATCCGCAGCGGGTCCGGCGACGACACCATCAGCCTCCCGTCCGACGTCAGCGTCCGCTTCGTGCTCGACGGCGGCGCCGACGACGACCGCATCCACGGCAGCGACGACCAGGACGACATCTTCGGCAGCACCGGCGACGACACCCTCGAGGCCGGCGACGGGGGCGACGTCGTCGACGGCGGCGACGGTCGCGACTACCTCGACGGCTCGTCGGGCTCGGACCTGCTCACCGGGGGCCGGGGCCACGACACGATCTACGGCGGCGACGGCCTCGACGACGTCCTCGGCGGCCAGGGCCGCGACCACCTCGACGGGGGCACCGGCACCGACACCGTGCTCGGGGGCCGCCACGACGACGTGGTGTCCGGGGGCGACGACGGCGACCGCCTGGGCGGCGGCGCCGGCGACGACGTGATCTACGGCGGCACGGGCCCCGACGAGGTGCTCGACCTGGCGGGTGACGACACCGCCTACGTCCAGACCGACGACAGCCTGCTCGAGCAGGGGTTCCTCCACACCCGGCGGGTCACCGTCGACCTCTCGGACCTGCCCTCCGGCTCGGGCATCCGCATCGAGGGCTCCGACGAGTTCGTCCAGCGCGTCGAGGCCGACCTGGCCACCCTCGCCTCGTCCCCGGTGGGCCAGCAGATGCTGGCGGCCATGGACGACATCCACGAGCAGACCAAGGCCATCGCGGCCGACTGGCCCGTCCTCGGGGGCATCGCCTACCAGGGCGACACGGTCGTGATCCGCGAGTACGACGAGCCCAACGGGGGTGCCAGCTACCAGGACTACTGGCTGTGGCGCACCAACGAGATCTCCTACAACCCCAGTCACGACACGATGTACGGCAGCACCTTCGACCCCGACGACGTGTCCTCCACCGTGAACTGGCGCGAGGTGCCGCCGGTGGTGATCCTCCAGCACGAGCTGGCCCACCAGTTCGACTACGGCTACGAGACCAGCGCGCCGGGCACCTACGGCGGCGCCGACGACCCCGGCGTCCCCAACGACGAGCGGGAGGCGGTGGGCCTCCCGCTCGACGACGGCGACCTGGCCGACGGCCACCCCTTCACCTACACCGAGAACGGCCTGCGCGAGGAGATGGGCCTGCCCCCGCGGGGCAGCTACGGGGACACCGCCCCGTGA
- a CDS encoding universal stress protein, which produces MKVIIATDGSDPAVEAAHEAVGLLRPDAEVIVVAVVADREDPMETAGGIEGPVLTEEQADEDAERALARGEQAVRRTVAATPAPARAEVLPSHERTEEALAELVAREGADLLVIGSAQPGWLQRLLGSSTVDRIVHHAPCPVLVVPHTDDG; this is translated from the coding sequence ATGAAGGTCATCATCGCCACCGACGGCTCGGACCCGGCGGTGGAGGCCGCCCACGAGGCCGTCGGCCTGCTGCGACCCGACGCCGAGGTCATCGTGGTCGCGGTGGTGGCCGACCGCGAGGACCCGATGGAGACCGCCGGCGGCATCGAGGGGCCCGTCCTCACCGAGGAGCAGGCCGACGAGGACGCCGAGCGCGCCCTGGCCCGGGGGGAGCAGGCCGTGCGCCGCACCGTCGCGGCCACGCCGGCACCCGCCCGCGCCGAGGTCCTGCCGTCCCACGAGCGCACCGAGGAGGCCCTGGCCGAGCTGGTCGCCCGGGAGGGGGCCGACCTCCTCGTCATCGGCTCGGCCCAGCCGGGCTGGCTCCAGCGGCTGCTGGGGAGCTCGACGGTCGACCGCATCGTCCACCACGCCCCCTGCCCGGTGCTGGTGGTCCCCCACACCGACGACGGCTGA